The following proteins are co-located in the Trichomycterus rosablanca isolate fTriRos1 chromosome 14, fTriRos1.hap1, whole genome shotgun sequence genome:
- the rnf24 gene encoding RING finger protein 24 isoform X3, translating to MYRTSMTSDFHRDTFRMPNIGFQNLPLNIYIVVFGTAIFVFILSLLFCCYLIRVGFPKLSCIAYGELLCALCDSPKLTQVPGQVQEVAYHSHSGRRPRPCSWCGCPSRSVVCSTLDRCCI from the exons atGTACAGAACATCAATGACCTCAGATTTCCATCGTGACACTTTCAGAATGCCGAACATAGGATTTCAGAACCTGCCCCTCAACATATACATCGTGGTCTTCGGCACGGCCATCTTCGTGTTCATCCTCAGCCTGCTCTTCTGCTGCTATCTGATTCG tgttgggttcccaaaACTGAGCTGTATCGCATATGGAGAGCTACTCTGCGCTCTTTGTGACTCCCCTAAACTCACACAAGTGCCTGGACAAGTCCAGGAGGTCGCATATCACAGCCACAGCGGAAGGAGACCCCGTCCCTGCAGTTGGTGTGGATGCCCATCCAGGTCGGTGGTGTGTAGCACTTTAGACCGCTGCTGTATTTAa